The proteins below are encoded in one region of Metabacillus dongyingensis:
- a CDS encoding DUF2584 domain-containing protein, with translation MGMPLELNTMIVTKGRENRLEENLFSLEKEGYRIYPLEIPVEVRKTKEGEVSGQALIKKLELSDSKTILTYQLIALKSTN, from the coding sequence ATGGGTATGCCTTTAGAATTGAACACGATGATCGTGACAAAAGGGAGAGAAAACCGATTGGAAGAGAATCTTTTTTCTCTCGAAAAAGAGGGCTATCGCATTTATCCGCTGGAGATTCCCGTTGAAGTCAGAAAAACAAAAGAAGGGGAAGTAAGCGGACAGGCTCTGATTAAAAAACTTGAGCTCTCTGATTCTAAAACCATTCTGACTTATCAGCTGATTGCACTGAAATCTACAAATTAA
- a CDS encoding ABC transporter ATP-binding protein translates to MSFLTVQHIHHMYFTKESATLALEDIDLQIEEGEFISFLGPSGCGKTTLLSIIAGLISPTKGSILMEDRPVKKDSSAIGYMLQQDYLFPWKTIEENILLGLKIGGSLSAKAKEKSLSLLKDMGLENVEKKYPRQLSGGMRQRAALVRTLSTNPKLLMLDEPFSALDYQTKLKLEDLVWSTLKDFRKTALLVTHDIGEAIAMSDRIFLLSSKPGRIAQIFHVPEELKNLTPFTARQHPSFTDLFQHIWKELDRLDGKE, encoded by the coding sequence ATGTCTTTCTTGACGGTCCAGCATATCCACCATATGTATTTTACAAAAGAATCAGCAACCCTTGCATTAGAGGATATTGATTTACAAATAGAGGAAGGAGAATTCATCTCCTTTCTTGGCCCCAGCGGATGCGGCAAAACTACTCTGCTGTCCATAATCGCGGGTCTGATTTCACCAACAAAAGGAAGTATTTTAATGGAAGACAGACCAGTCAAAAAGGACTCTTCTGCCATTGGATATATGCTGCAGCAGGATTACCTTTTCCCGTGGAAAACAATTGAAGAAAACATTCTGCTCGGCTTGAAAATCGGAGGCAGCCTTTCAGCAAAAGCGAAAGAGAAAAGCCTTTCCCTTCTAAAAGATATGGGACTTGAGAATGTCGAGAAGAAATACCCCCGGCAGCTCTCGGGCGGCATGAGGCAGCGTGCAGCTCTGGTCAGAACGCTCTCTACAAACCCTAAGCTTCTTATGCTTGATGAACCATTTTCAGCACTTGATTATCAAACGAAGCTAAAACTCGAAGACCTCGTATGGAGCACATTGAAGGATTTCAGGAAAACAGCCCTGCTTGTTACTCATGATATCGGTGAAGCCATCGCTATGAGTGACCGCATCTTTCTTCTTTCCTCAAAACCAGGCAGGATCGCACAAATCTTTCACGTGCCAGAGGAATTAAAGAACCTGACCCCATTTACAGCGAGACAGCATCCCTCCTTTACAGATCTTTTTCAGCACATTTGGAAGGAGCTGGACCGGCTTGATGGAAAAGAATGA
- a CDS encoding Dps family protein: protein MSDKLVQTVNKQVANWTVLYEKLHNYHWFVKGQNFFTLHEKFEELYNEAHVHIDELAERLLALDGEPVATLKECLELSTVSEAEGKETAEQMVKTVYDDFSKVADELKEGMDLADEVGDETTGDMLLAIHQSLEKHNWMLKSFLGK from the coding sequence ATGTCTGATAAATTAGTGCAAACAGTAAATAAACAAGTAGCTAACTGGACTGTTTTATATGAAAAATTACATAATTACCATTGGTTTGTAAAAGGTCAAAACTTCTTTACACTGCATGAAAAATTTGAAGAGCTGTACAATGAAGCACATGTTCATATTGATGAACTTGCAGAACGTCTATTAGCACTTGATGGAGAGCCTGTAGCGACTCTAAAAGAATGTCTTGAGCTTTCCACAGTAAGCGAAGCAGAAGGCAAAGAAACAGCAGAGCAAATGGTGAAAACAGTCTATGATGACTTTTCAAAAGTTGCCGATGAACTGAAAGAAGGTATGGATCTTGCAGATGAGGTCGGCGATGAAACAACAGGAGACATGCTCCTTGCTATTCATCAAAGCTTAGAAAAGCATAACTGGATGCTGAAATCATTCTTGGGAAAATGA
- a CDS encoding S8 family serine peptidase, producing the protein MTLKKVIFAGILTISLCGSAVFAGAAQTGQAQTLEKKYIVIFKNEANLPSGYKKLVEDAGGKISSTLEHVGAVEVTSANPEFLTEVKKSSQIAEAGIQNKLYPETPAVEAELTLQEAETAQADLYETLQWDIKQVTDNGASWKLPGGTGKAAVGEDIVVGVIDTGIDYTHPDLKENYAYGKSFVPGLTDPKDENGHGTHVAGSIAAKGRTMGVGPDLKVAAYRVFGPTGGAETAHIAEALMAAADDNVDVVNMSLGGYDWYQNPEFATKDIVADVQLFNRAIKYAIQKGVTVVGSAGNNAVDISSPGKLSGDDNGSTHRSPSSQSMIRVSAGGKLKNLAFYSNYGVGKIDVIAPGGDLGPNYNPSTGAGRDNTYLCLATVPGGYGYKAGTSMAAPKAAALAGVIIAKHGKDQLSPAQVKHIVQSSSIDLFKNGYDGEAGHGLINAVNALK; encoded by the coding sequence ATGACATTGAAGAAAGTTATTTTTGCAGGCATCTTGACTATTTCACTTTGTGGTTCTGCCGTATTTGCAGGGGCTGCACAAACAGGACAGGCTCAGACACTTGAGAAAAAATACATAGTTATCTTCAAAAACGAGGCTAATTTACCGTCTGGGTATAAAAAATTAGTAGAAGATGCTGGAGGAAAAATAAGCAGCACGCTTGAACATGTTGGTGCAGTAGAAGTTACTTCTGCAAATCCTGAATTTTTAACAGAAGTTAAAAAATCCTCCCAGATTGCTGAGGCAGGCATTCAGAACAAGTTGTACCCTGAGACACCTGCAGTTGAAGCAGAATTAACGCTCCAGGAAGCTGAAACAGCACAAGCAGATCTGTATGAGACGCTTCAATGGGATATTAAGCAGGTTACAGACAACGGCGCCTCATGGAAACTTCCAGGCGGTACTGGAAAAGCAGCTGTCGGAGAAGATATTGTAGTAGGCGTCATTGATACAGGGATTGATTATACTCACCCTGATTTAAAAGAAAACTACGCATACGGAAAATCTTTTGTACCGGGTCTTACAGATCCTAAAGATGAAAACGGACATGGCACACACGTTGCCGGATCGATTGCAGCTAAAGGAAGAACAATGGGTGTCGGGCCTGATTTAAAAGTAGCTGCATACCGTGTATTTGGACCAACAGGAGGAGCTGAAACCGCTCATATCGCTGAAGCCCTTATGGCTGCTGCTGATGATAATGTAGATGTAGTAAACATGTCCTTGGGCGGTTACGACTGGTACCAAAATCCTGAGTTCGCTACTAAAGATATCGTTGCTGATGTCCAGCTCTTTAATCGTGCAATTAAGTATGCCATTCAAAAAGGCGTAACAGTTGTAGGCTCTGCGGGCAACAACGCAGTTGATATCAGCAGTCCGGGCAAACTCTCTGGTGATGATAATGGATCTACTCACAGAAGCCCGAGCAGCCAGAGCATGATTCGTGTTTCAGCTGGCGGAAAGCTTAAAAACTTGGCTTTCTACTCAAACTATGGAGTTGGGAAAATTGACGTGATTGCTCCAGGCGGTGATTTAGGGCCGAATTACAATCCAAGTACCGGGGCAGGCAGAGATAATACTTATCTATGTTTAGCCACTGTACCTGGAGGATACGGCTACAAAGCAGGTACATCAATGGCAGCTCCTAAAGCAGCTGCACTTGCAGGAGTTATCATCGCAAAGCATGGAAAGGATCAGCTCTCTCCGGCTCAAGTAAAGCACATTGTTCAATCTTCTTCTATCGATTTATTTAAAAATGGATATGATGGTGAAGCAGGTCATGGATTAATCAATGCTGTAAATGCTCTAAAATAA
- a CDS encoding phage holin family protein has translation MSRPEMGLLMFTSIYFSVLTFIVGELHEIFLILLSLMFIELVTFILADALTLTNTGNLLRNSISRLGAKVIIISVVAVANLIDLVLNTNYLLRDGTICFYIVFEALRILRNAHNVKLPVPKFLIRILEFIEQLFKK, from the coding sequence ATGTCTCGTCCAGAAATGGGCTTACTAATGTTTACTTCAATTTACTTTTCCGTGCTCACCTTCATAGTTGGCGAGCTTCATGAAATTTTTTTAATTCTGCTGTCGTTAATGTTCATTGAGTTAGTCACATTTATTCTGGCTGATGCCCTGACGCTGACCAATACTGGAAATTTGCTTAGAAATTCGATTTCAAGACTTGGTGCAAAGGTTATCATCATTTCAGTCGTGGCTGTTGCAAATTTAATTGACTTGGTACTTAATACGAACTATCTACTGCGAGATGGAACGATCTGCTTCTATATTGTTTTCGAAGCTCTTCGCATATTAAGAAATGCTCATAATGTGAAGCTGCCTGTCCCGAAGTTTTTAATTAGGATTTTAGAGTTTATTGAGCAATTGTTTAAAAAATGA
- a CDS encoding alpha/beta hydrolase family protein yields the protein MDNGSIIERQLLPSPNPKIRLQLVTYFSEGLKVKGLLAEPAEEGKYDGFLYLRGGIKNVGKVRAGRIVQFASEGFVVMAPFYRGNQGGEGNEDFAGDDRYDALHALTLLKNHPKVDKERIHVFGFSRGGVMALFAGILDPEVRSLVTWGGVSDMALTYEEREDLRRMMKRVIGGTPSKYPERYKWRTPLYELGALKAPILIIHGAHDQNVSVEHAYLLEKRLGELGKRADTMYFEEYTHYFPPAVNRKVVRELTSWMKKQ from the coding sequence ATGGATAATGGTTCAATAATTGAGCGTCAGCTGCTGCCGTCGCCTAATCCTAAAATCAGACTGCAGCTAGTTACCTATTTTTCTGAAGGGCTTAAGGTAAAGGGACTCCTTGCCGAGCCTGCAGAAGAAGGAAAGTATGATGGTTTTCTTTATTTAAGAGGCGGAATAAAAAATGTAGGCAAGGTCAGAGCCGGACGAATTGTACAATTTGCATCAGAAGGCTTTGTCGTTATGGCTCCATTTTACCGGGGGAATCAGGGAGGAGAAGGGAATGAAGACTTCGCCGGAGATGACAGGTACGATGCGCTGCATGCTCTGACGCTTTTAAAAAACCATCCTAAAGTTGATAAGGAACGAATCCATGTCTTCGGATTTTCAAGGGGAGGAGTAATGGCGCTTTTTGCTGGAATTTTAGATCCTGAGGTCCGTTCATTAGTTACATGGGGCGGTGTTTCTGATATGGCTCTTACATACGAGGAACGGGAAGATTTGCGTAGAATGATGAAGCGGGTTATAGGGGGGACACCTTCAAAATATCCTGAAAGATACAAGTGGAGAACTCCGCTGTATGAACTTGGTGCATTAAAGGCTCCAATTCTTATTATTCATGGCGCTCATGATCAAAACGTTTCAGTCGAACATGCTTATCTGCTTGAAAAAAGACTTGGAGAACTTGGAAAAAGAGCAGATACGATGTATTTTGAGGAATATACACATTATTTTCCTCCTGCCGTTAACAGAAAAGTAGTACGAGAGCTGACTTCTTGGATGAAAAAACAATAA
- a CDS encoding S8 family peptidase produces the protein MEKSIKLIPYKVDNQLVEAQQIPEGVDLIQAPALWSKGFKGKDVLIAVIDTGCDAQHPDLEGRVIGGRNFTDDDNGDPEVFTDYNGHGTHVSGTIAAINANSGVIGVAPEAKLLILKALGGEEGSGAYEWIINAIEYAISEKADIISMSLGGPTDVPELHEAVQKAVQNQILVVCAAGNEGDGNSKTSEFSYPGCYNEVISVGAISLQRKSSYFTNSNNEIDSVAPGEKIISTIPGGKYAVFSGTSMSAPHVSGALALVKLMAESEFERKLSEPEIYAQLMKRTIPLGFPKSLEGNGLIYLTAPDLLADFLKKEDIASSIGV, from the coding sequence ATGGAAAAGTCTATTAAATTAATTCCGTACAAAGTTGACAATCAGCTCGTAGAGGCACAGCAAATCCCGGAAGGCGTGGATTTAATTCAAGCCCCCGCATTATGGAGCAAAGGATTTAAAGGGAAAGATGTTTTGATCGCAGTAATTGATACAGGATGTGATGCTCAGCACCCGGATTTAGAGGGCAGAGTAATCGGCGGCCGCAACTTTACCGATGATGATAATGGAGATCCGGAAGTATTTACAGACTACAACGGCCATGGAACACATGTGTCCGGTACGATTGCTGCTATAAATGCTAACTCAGGAGTTATTGGTGTAGCACCTGAAGCTAAGCTTCTTATTTTAAAAGCACTTGGCGGTGAAGAAGGATCAGGTGCCTATGAGTGGATTATTAATGCCATTGAATATGCTATCTCCGAAAAGGCTGATATTATCTCGATGTCTCTCGGCGGACCAACAGATGTGCCTGAGCTTCATGAGGCCGTTCAGAAGGCCGTTCAAAATCAAATTCTTGTTGTTTGTGCAGCTGGAAATGAAGGCGATGGCAACAGCAAAACATCTGAATTTTCTTACCCTGGCTGCTACAATGAAGTCATTTCAGTCGGAGCAATCAGCCTTCAAAGAAAGTCTTCTTACTTTACAAATTCCAATAATGAAATAGATTCCGTTGCACCAGGGGAGAAAATCATTTCTACCATTCCAGGCGGAAAATATGCAGTTTTCAGCGGAACATCAATGTCCGCACCGCACGTTTCAGGCGCTCTTGCATTAGTAAAACTGATGGCTGAGAGTGAATTCGAAAGAAAGCTTTCAGAGCCGGAAATCTATGCACAGCTGATGAAACGCACGATACCACTCGGCTTTCCAAAAAGTCTTGAAGGAAACGGCTTAATATACTTGACGGCTCCAGACCTGCTTGCAGATTTTCTTAAAAAAGAAGATATTGCTTCATCGATTGGAGTATAA
- a CDS encoding hydrolase, with the protein MSDTKQTYYVTVANGEISQLSTSAPWDYKIEATEEEITSLREYFDQVYSSDWQGFFRAHVPYLEYHYDRQNDAIDQTNYKIYEMIYQLGDEEAKNHIRSQGILKKIEEQQ; encoded by the coding sequence ATGTCAGATACGAAGCAAACTTATTATGTAACGGTTGCGAACGGTGAAATATCACAGCTGAGCACGTCAGCTCCGTGGGATTATAAGATTGAAGCGACGGAAGAAGAAATTACATCGCTCAGAGAGTATTTTGATCAGGTGTATTCATCTGACTGGCAGGGTTTCTTCAGAGCCCATGTACCGTATTTAGAATATCATTATGACAGGCAGAATGATGCAATTGATCAAACGAATTATAAAATTTATGAAATGATTTATCAGCTTGGAGACGAAGAAGCCAAGAATCACATTCGCTCCCAGGGAATTTTAAAAAAGATTGAAGAACAACAATAG
- the ytkD gene encoding RNA deprotection pyrophosphohydrolase — translation MFRFKDYYHNEVHLSFEEYPFSKEPKHVWVICRYGDQWLLTIHRDRGYEFPGGKVENSESPDDAALREVKEETGATVSKLRYIGQYKVLGKEKTIIKNIYYAEIGEITPQSDYLETKGPILFAALPEDIGRNRKFSFIMKDDVLVKSLEKVLAEYVV, via the coding sequence ATGTTTCGATTTAAAGATTATTATCACAATGAAGTTCATCTGTCTTTTGAAGAATATCCATTCTCAAAAGAACCTAAGCATGTTTGGGTCATTTGCCGGTATGGGGATCAGTGGCTGCTTACGATTCATAGAGACCGCGGATATGAATTTCCCGGCGGCAAGGTCGAAAACTCAGAAAGTCCTGATGATGCTGCGTTAAGAGAAGTAAAAGAAGAAACAGGAGCAACTGTATCAAAACTAAGATATATAGGTCAGTATAAGGTGCTCGGAAAAGAAAAAACCATTATTAAAAACATCTATTACGCAGAAATTGGCGAGATTACCCCCCAATCCGACTATCTTGAGACTAAAGGACCAATCTTATTTGCAGCACTGCCTGAGGATATCGGGAGGAATCGGAAGTTCAGCTTTATTATGAAAGATGATGTATTGGTTAAGAGCCTGGAGAAAGTCCTGGCTGAATATGTGGTATGA
- a CDS encoding ABC transporter permease yields MEKNELNRLHESYLKGLKKEKNWVRFYQILIFIAFFSLWELAGKREWIDPLLFSYPSKIWNLFLEKAADGSLLSNLSVTLFETVLGFIIGTLSGTVLAAVLWWSKRLSNILDPYLVILNAMPKVALGPILIVALGPGYFSIIAMGAIISIIITTIVVYTAFREIDSNYLKVLQTFGASKWQMFKEAVLPASFPTIISTLKVNVGLSWVGVIVGEFLVSAKGLGYMIIYGFQVFNFTLVLLSLIIIACFATIMYQAVELLERKLVKDDE; encoded by the coding sequence ATGGAAAAGAATGAATTAAACAGATTGCATGAATCTTATTTAAAAGGCTTGAAAAAAGAAAAAAACTGGGTAAGGTTTTATCAGATTCTTATCTTTATCGCTTTTTTCTCACTATGGGAATTAGCTGGAAAGAGAGAGTGGATTGACCCCCTGCTGTTCAGTTACCCCTCTAAAATATGGAACTTGTTTTTGGAAAAGGCAGCAGATGGATCACTCTTATCAAATTTGAGCGTCACCTTATTTGAAACCGTTCTTGGGTTTATAATCGGCACCCTGTCCGGCACTGTGCTTGCAGCTGTTCTCTGGTGGTCTAAGCGGCTGTCAAATATTCTTGATCCATACTTGGTCATTTTAAATGCCATGCCAAAAGTTGCGCTCGGACCTATATTAATCGTTGCACTTGGACCGGGTTATTTCTCTATTATTGCGATGGGCGCCATCATCTCTATCATTATTACAACAATCGTAGTTTATACGGCGTTCAGAGAAATTGATTCTAACTACCTAAAGGTGCTTCAGACATTTGGCGCTTCAAAATGGCAGATGTTTAAAGAAGCCGTACTGCCCGCATCATTTCCTACGATTATTTCTACCTTGAAAGTCAATGTAGGACTCTCATGGGTTGGTGTCATAGTCGGAGAATTCCTGGTATCCGCAAAAGGCTTGGGCTACATGATTATTTACGGCTTTCAGGTCTTCAACTTCACTCTCGTTCTTCTCTCGCTTATCATTATCGCCTGCTTTGCAACCATTATGTATCAGGCGGTTGAACTGCTGGAGAGAAAGCTGGTTAAGGATGATGAATAG
- a CDS encoding ABC transporter substrate-binding protein, whose amino-acid sequence MKKRLIGFAVLALLIFTLSACNQNKPEKIRLAEVTHSIFYAPLYAAMSEGFFEEEGLDVELTTTWGGDKTMTALLSDGADIALVGSETSIYVSAQGSKDPVINFAQLTQTDGTFLVSREKIENFSWDQLKGTTFLGQRKGGMPQMAGEFVLKQQGIDPQNDLNLIQNIDFANIPSAFASGTGDFVQLFEPTASIFEKEGTGHIVASFGSESGKVPYTTFMAKESYLKEDSEAAEKFTKAIYKAQQWVEENSAETIAKAIAPQFKDTDLEIITTVVERYKEQGSFATDPILDEAEWTNLQNIMEEANELPERIEHETLVNTKFAEDAAK is encoded by the coding sequence ATGAAAAAAAGGCTCATCGGCTTTGCGGTACTCGCTCTTCTTATCTTTACACTAAGTGCGTGCAATCAAAACAAGCCAGAAAAAATCAGGTTGGCTGAGGTTACCCATTCCATCTTTTATGCTCCTTTATATGCAGCAATGTCTGAAGGTTTTTTTGAAGAAGAAGGCCTGGATGTTGAGCTGACAACAACATGGGGCGGAGATAAAACAATGACAGCTCTTCTCTCAGACGGAGCTGATATTGCACTTGTTGGCTCTGAAACATCGATTTACGTTTCTGCACAAGGCTCTAAAGATCCGGTTATCAATTTTGCCCAGCTAACACAAACAGATGGAACGTTCCTCGTCTCAAGAGAAAAAATCGAGAATTTCAGCTGGGATCAGCTTAAAGGCACTACTTTCCTTGGTCAGCGCAAAGGCGGAATGCCGCAAATGGCTGGTGAATTTGTATTAAAGCAGCAGGGAATTGATCCGCAGAATGATTTAAATCTGATTCAAAATATTGATTTTGCTAATATTCCGAGTGCATTTGCTTCAGGAACCGGCGATTTCGTTCAGCTGTTTGAGCCTACAGCCAGCATTTTTGAAAAAGAAGGCACAGGACACATTGTGGCATCATTCGGAAGTGAATCCGGTAAGGTTCCTTACACTACATTTATGGCAAAAGAAAGCTACTTAAAAGAGGATTCAGAAGCAGCAGAAAAATTCACAAAAGCCATTTATAAAGCACAGCAATGGGTTGAAGAAAACAGCGCTGAAACCATTGCAAAGGCCATTGCCCCGCAATTTAAAGATACAGACCTTGAGATTATTACAACAGTAGTTGAACGCTATAAAGAGCAGGGATCTTTTGCGACTGATCCAATCCTTGATGAGGCGGAGTGGACCAATCTTCAAAACATCATGGAAGAAGCGAACGAATTGCCGGAACGTATTGAACACGAGACTCTGGTTAATACGAAGTTCGCAGAAGACGCTGCAAAGTAA
- the ytzI gene encoding YtzI protein produces the protein MFYIFAICIIIIIIVLVLSVLTTSKAYKYEHKIDPLHKEENTQESDSKQHNK, from the coding sequence ATGTTTTATATTTTTGCGATCTGCATTATTATTATTATTATTGTGCTGGTGCTTAGTGTTCTGACTACGTCAAAAGCTTATAAATACGAGCATAAGATTGATCCTCTTCATAAAGAAGAAAACACACAGGAATCAGATTCTAAACAACATAACAAGTAA
- a CDS encoding arylamine N-acetyltransferase family protein, translating to MNELNELFRKRIGFPENAKITFRDLDEILEKTAKAIPFENLCIIDNKTLEISKENLISKMLISKQGGLCYELNPLFYFFLIENDFHAKLVKGIVYDHAAKDWSRTGNTHAAILLMENEQTYLIDTGFGGNLPLKPVPFNGEIISSKNGQFRIMKTPDLQKDYCLEMKLKYKDKEWKKGYAFDSESIYMTELNKIQEIIRDSAESTFNKNRLLTRFTENGNITLTDTSFTQSVNGEVKKESIDKASFESLAEKYFNM from the coding sequence ATGAATGAGCTCAATGAATTATTCAGAAAACGAATCGGCTTTCCCGAAAACGCAAAAATCACTTTTCGAGATTTGGACGAAATTCTTGAAAAAACGGCGAAAGCCATTCCTTTTGAAAACTTATGCATCATAGATAACAAGACTTTAGAGATCAGCAAAGAGAACTTAATTTCTAAAATGCTGATCAGTAAACAAGGCGGTCTTTGTTATGAGCTGAATCCCCTTTTTTATTTTTTCCTGATAGAAAATGATTTTCATGCAAAATTGGTCAAAGGGATTGTTTATGATCATGCTGCAAAAGACTGGAGCAGGACCGGCAATACCCACGCTGCCATCCTCCTTATGGAAAATGAACAAACCTATCTAATAGATACTGGGTTTGGGGGAAATCTGCCGCTTAAACCCGTTCCTTTTAATGGTGAAATCATTTCCTCTAAGAACGGGCAATTCAGAATTATGAAGACTCCTGATCTGCAAAAAGATTACTGTCTGGAAATGAAGCTGAAATATAAAGATAAGGAATGGAAAAAAGGATATGCTTTTGATTCTGAAAGCATTTATATGACTGAACTGAACAAAATTCAAGAAATCATCCGTGATTCAGCGGAATCAACTTTTAATAAAAATCGCCTGCTGACAAGATTCACTGAAAATGGAAACATCACATTGACCGACACATCCTTTACACAGTCTGTGAATGGTGAAGTGAAGAAAGAATCAATAGACAAAGCAAGTTTTGAATCACTTGCTGAAAAATATTTTAACATGTAG